In Effusibacillus lacus, a single window of DNA contains:
- a CDS encoding AI-2E family transporter — MERAPRNRSLEIALLVLILLGCVFLLTQMSGLLLGIWVVLRAVLAPFLISVIISYLLNPIVNKLVSRGVPRGVSVIIIYFVFFTLVTVVLVNSIPIFVTQLKEFVETLPSIIEQVEKWSKNLDDGARAMPEAIHRAIDTNLIALEEALTRYITNLLGSLGSTLEWLFTVLVIPFLVFYMLKDLKVFERTVVALFPTRHRKELIELIKSIDEALGSYVRGQLLVMLAVGVLTYVGYLIVGMPYSLMLALVVAITNIIPYIGPFIGAAPAIILAFTVSPLMALKVTIVNLVVQQLEGNVISPQIVSRTLDLHPLLIIFALLLGGEVGGVVGLILAVPFVAILKVVLEHLVEHYVRR; from the coding sequence ATGGAAAGGGCCCCGCGAAACCGTTCACTGGAAATTGCGCTGTTGGTACTGATCCTGCTTGGGTGCGTTTTTTTGCTGACCCAGATGAGCGGCCTGTTGCTTGGAATCTGGGTTGTTTTGCGTGCGGTGCTCGCTCCATTTTTGATATCGGTCATCATATCCTATCTGTTGAATCCGATCGTCAACAAGCTGGTGTCGCGTGGGGTTCCCCGCGGCGTCAGCGTGATCATCATCTATTTCGTTTTTTTTACTCTAGTGACGGTGGTGCTTGTCAACAGCATTCCCATCTTTGTTACTCAGTTAAAGGAGTTTGTTGAAACCCTTCCTTCCATCATTGAACAGGTGGAGAAATGGAGCAAAAACCTGGATGATGGAGCCCGAGCCATGCCGGAAGCGATACACCGTGCGATTGACACCAATCTGATTGCTCTCGAAGAAGCGCTTACACGCTACATCACCAATTTGCTCGGATCTCTGGGCAGTACGCTGGAGTGGCTTTTCACGGTTTTGGTCATTCCGTTTCTTGTTTTCTATATGCTGAAAGATTTAAAGGTCTTTGAGAGAACCGTTGTTGCCCTATTTCCCACCCGTCACCGGAAAGAACTGATTGAACTGATCAAATCCATTGACGAGGCGCTGGGGAGCTACGTTCGCGGCCAACTGCTGGTGATGCTGGCGGTTGGGGTCTTGACCTATGTGGGATACCTGATCGTCGGAATGCCTTACAGTCTGATGCTGGCTCTGGTCGTGGCCATTACCAACATCATTCCTTACATCGGTCCCTTTATCGGGGCGGCACCGGCCATCATTCTGGCTTTCACCGTTTCACCGCTCATGGCGCTGAAAGTTACAATCGTCAATCTGGTCGTGCAGCAGCTCGAAGGAAATGTCATTTCACCGCAAATCGTCAGCAGAACCTTGGATCTTCACCCTCTGTTAATCATCTTTGCCCTGCTGCTTGGCGGTGAAGTAGGCGGAGTTGTCGGATTAATTCTGGCGGTTCCGTTTGTCGCCATCCTGAAAGTGGTTCTCGAACACTTGGTGGAACATTATGTGCGCCGGTAG